The following are from one region of the Streptomyces decoyicus genome:
- a CDS encoding CaiB/BaiF CoA transferase family protein, with protein sequence MSGGPLHGLRVLELAAIGPAPYACMMLADLGAEVIRVDRPGQDRAFAAWHRILDRGRRPVALDLKDPAGTRLLLRLVDGADVLVEGFRPGVAERLGVGPAVCRARNPALVYGRMTGWGQDGPLAQAPGHDINYIGLTGVLHAIGPAGGAPVPPVNLLGDFGGGGMLLVAGILAALFERSRSGLGQVVDAAIVDGTASLTGMLLAMAQAGQWRADRGGNLLDGGAPFYAVYTCADGEHVAVGALEERFYTALLAGLGLAADRLPDRDDPANWPVLRREFADRFATRTRAEWTAAFDGTQACVTPVLSLREAAGHPHHRARGTFLSTDEGVQPAPAPRFGRTPAGPDPAAAPDGPCPRLLADWGLTEAESARLAAAEPAPAG encoded by the coding sequence GTGAGCGGCGGCCCGCTGCACGGACTGCGGGTGCTCGAACTCGCCGCGATCGGCCCCGCCCCGTACGCCTGCATGATGCTCGCCGACCTCGGCGCCGAGGTGATCCGCGTCGACCGGCCCGGCCAGGACCGTGCCTTCGCCGCATGGCACCGCATCCTCGACCGCGGCCGCCGCCCGGTCGCCCTGGACCTCAAGGACCCGGCCGGCACCAGGCTGTTGCTGCGGCTGGTGGACGGTGCGGATGTGCTGGTCGAGGGCTTCCGGCCAGGGGTGGCCGAGCGGCTCGGCGTCGGACCCGCGGTGTGCCGTGCCCGCAACCCCGCCCTGGTGTACGGCCGGATGACCGGGTGGGGCCAGGACGGGCCGCTGGCGCAGGCACCCGGCCACGACATCAACTACATCGGCCTCACCGGCGTGCTGCACGCCATCGGGCCGGCCGGCGGCGCTCCGGTCCCGCCGGTCAACCTGCTCGGTGACTTCGGCGGCGGCGGGATGCTGCTGGTCGCCGGCATCCTCGCCGCGCTCTTCGAACGGTCGCGCTCCGGGCTGGGCCAGGTGGTGGACGCGGCCATCGTGGACGGCACCGCCTCGCTGACGGGCATGCTGCTGGCCATGGCGCAGGCGGGCCAGTGGCGAGCGGACCGGGGCGGCAACCTCCTCGACGGCGGGGCGCCCTTCTACGCCGTCTACACCTGCGCCGACGGCGAACATGTCGCGGTCGGCGCGCTGGAGGAGCGCTTCTACACGGCGCTGCTGGCCGGTCTCGGACTGGCCGCCGACCGGCTGCCGGACCGTGACGACCCCGCCAACTGGCCGGTTCTCCGGCGGGAGTTCGCCGACCGGTTCGCGACCCGTACCCGCGCGGAGTGGACCGCGGCCTTCGACGGCACCCAGGCGTGCGTGACCCCGGTGCTCAGTCTGCGGGAGGCCGCCGGGCACCCGCACCACCGGGCACGCGGCACCTTCCTGAGCACCGACGAGGGCGTTCAGCCCGCCCCGGCACCCCGGTTCGGGCGCACCCCCGCAGGGCCGGACCCGGCGGCGGCGCCCGACGGGCCCTGCCCGCGGCTGCTCGCCGACTGGGGGCTGACGGAAGCGGAGAGCGCCCGGCTGGCCGCCGCCGAGCCGGCCCCGGCCGGCTGA
- a CDS encoding acyl-CoA carboxylase subunit epsilon, with product MANDIRFTVVRGRPDEAELAAVTTVLLAVLRAGEAAGPGAGEPLPPRAGWGRAHGPRRSPVGWSTP from the coding sequence ATGGCCAACGACATACGGTTCACCGTGGTCCGGGGGAGACCGGACGAGGCCGAACTGGCCGCCGTCACCACCGTGTTGCTCGCCGTGCTGCGGGCCGGCGAAGCGGCCGGCCCCGGAGCCGGCGAGCCGCTGCCGCCCCGCGCCGGATGGGGCCGCGCACACGGCCCGCGCCGCTCACCCGTCGGCTGGTCCACGCCATGA
- a CDS encoding glucose-1-phosphate thymidylyltransferase gives MKALVLAGGLGSRLRPFSHSMPKQLIPIANRPVLVHVMEGLRALGVTRVGVIVGDRGQEIAAALGDGTGLGVELTYIRQHAPLGLAHCITIAQDFLGDDDFVMYLGDNMLTDGVADIARQFREDRPAAQVVVHKVPDPRAFGVAEIDENGRVVRLAEKPAEPRSDLAMTGVYFFTPAVHEAVAAIEPSARGELEITDALQWMVSHGAEVRARIYSGFWKDTGKVEDVLDCNRELLDRLAPSVRGDVDGASEVSGPVVIEEGARVIRSRITGPVIIGAGTVVEDSHIGPHTSIGRDCVLTAAEVEYSIMLDGATVRRVGGVRGSVIGRDATVSSAVRTRCSRLVVGDHSSVEVAA, from the coding sequence ATGAAGGCACTCGTGTTGGCCGGCGGGCTGGGCAGCCGGCTGCGCCCGTTCAGCCATTCCATGCCCAAGCAGCTGATCCCGATCGCCAACCGCCCGGTGCTCGTCCATGTGATGGAAGGCCTGCGCGCCCTCGGGGTCACCCGGGTCGGAGTGATCGTCGGGGACCGCGGCCAGGAGATCGCGGCCGCGCTCGGCGACGGCACCGGCCTCGGCGTCGAGCTCACCTACATCCGGCAGCACGCACCGCTCGGCCTCGCGCACTGCATCACCATCGCTCAGGACTTCCTCGGCGACGACGACTTCGTGATGTATCTGGGCGACAACATGCTCACCGACGGGGTGGCCGACATCGCCCGGCAGTTCCGGGAGGACCGGCCCGCCGCCCAGGTGGTGGTGCACAAGGTGCCCGACCCCAGGGCGTTCGGGGTCGCCGAGATCGACGAGAACGGCCGGGTGGTGCGGCTCGCGGAGAAGCCCGCCGAGCCGCGCAGCGACCTCGCGATGACCGGCGTCTACTTCTTCACCCCGGCCGTGCACGAAGCGGTCGCCGCGATCGAGCCGAGCGCCCGCGGCGAACTGGAGATCACCGACGCGCTCCAGTGGATGGTGTCCCACGGTGCGGAGGTACGGGCACGGATCTACTCCGGCTTCTGGAAGGACACCGGCAAGGTCGAGGACGTCCTGGACTGCAACCGCGAACTCCTCGACCGGCTCGCGCCGTCCGTGCGCGGCGACGTGGACGGGGCGAGCGAGGTGTCCGGCCCGGTCGTGATCGAGGAGGGCGCCCGGGTCATCCGCTCCCGCATCACCGGCCCGGTCATCATCGGCGCCGGCACCGTGGTGGAGGACAGCCACATCGGCCCGCACACCTCCATCGGCCGGGACTGTGTGCTGACCGCGGCGGAGGTGGAGTACTCCATCATGCTGGACGGGGCGACGGTCCGGCGCGTCGGCGGGGTCCGCGGCTCGGTCATCGGCCGGGACGCGACGGTCTCGTCGGCCGTCCGCACCCGCTGCTCCCGCCTCGTCGTCGGCGACCACTCCAGCGTCGAGGTCGCCGCCTGA
- a CDS encoding acyl-CoA dehydrogenase family protein, with translation MSGPAQDRIDRLESAFGPLDDPRNPCGQDALLAADAAGESLAAAEAVLDSYAFDAEFVPERHGGRLARMDVLGRVLRPVFRRDASLGFGYGLNCFFAAVPVWTGGQDDQCALAARLLLDGRRIAVARHEVAHGNAFVREEFAAAPVEEGFLLNGSKSVIANAARSAGLVVFARTGETRGRTHSVLLLDRDRLPAGRVRNLGRRATNGMRSTDFSGLSITDCVVPRESLVGSLGDGYELSLRSSLVIRGLIPSIVLSGADTALRTVARFATRRRADGRSSLDVRHVRDVLTGAFLDLLLSDCLAAVATRALHLLPRQMSAYAAAAAYQAPKLLAESMDEMSAVLGKATFAEAGAYAMFQKQLRDLPVTSLGHAGSAGRQVSLLPQLPYFARNAWFADPEAPAALFRIHDGLPPLDLSEPALLGDGDPLAATLVACTDELEGDTAASPGGTLRFLARACTAELADLREAFTDIAPDDRKALASPHAFGLADRYSLVLTAAACLGVWREQRAGSDAFLADPSWATAALYRLGRRLGLPLPDRPAAEEDRVLAEVLARLHGRRSYDLYGSALA, from the coding sequence ATGAGCGGCCCGGCGCAGGACCGCATCGACCGCCTGGAGTCCGCGTTCGGCCCGCTGGACGACCCCCGAAACCCCTGCGGACAGGACGCCCTGCTCGCCGCCGACGCCGCCGGCGAGTCCCTGGCCGCGGCCGAAGCGGTGCTGGACTCCTACGCCTTCGACGCCGAGTTCGTGCCCGAGCGCCACGGCGGCCGGCTGGCGCGGATGGACGTCCTGGGCCGGGTGCTGCGCCCGGTCTTCCGCCGCGACGCCTCCCTGGGCTTCGGCTACGGACTGAACTGCTTCTTCGCGGCCGTCCCGGTGTGGACCGGAGGCCAGGACGACCAGTGCGCGCTGGCCGCCCGGCTGCTGCTCGACGGCCGGCGGATCGCGGTCGCCCGCCACGAGGTCGCCCACGGCAACGCCTTCGTCCGCGAGGAGTTCGCGGCCGCGCCCGTCGAGGAAGGGTTCCTGCTCAACGGCAGCAAATCGGTCATCGCCAACGCCGCGCGCTCCGCGGGCCTGGTGGTGTTCGCGCGCACCGGCGAGACCAGGGGCCGCACCCACTCCGTGCTGCTGCTCGACCGCGACCGGCTCCCCGCAGGCCGGGTACGCAACCTGGGCCGCCGCGCCACCAACGGCATGCGCAGCACCGACTTCAGCGGCCTGAGCATCACCGACTGCGTCGTCCCGCGCGAGTCCCTGGTCGGCTCCCTCGGCGACGGCTACGAGCTGAGCCTGCGCTCCTCCCTCGTCATCCGGGGGCTGATCCCGTCCATCGTGCTGTCCGGCGCGGACACCGCGCTGCGCACCGTCGCCCGGTTCGCCACCCGGCGCCGCGCCGACGGCCGCTCCTCGCTCGACGTACGGCATGTGCGGGACGTGCTGACCGGCGCGTTCCTGGACCTTCTGCTCAGCGACTGCCTGGCCGCCGTCGCCACCCGCGCGCTGCATCTGCTGCCCCGTCAGATGAGCGCCTACGCCGCCGCCGCGGCCTACCAGGCCCCCAAGCTGCTCGCCGAGTCCATGGACGAGATGTCGGCGGTGCTGGGCAAGGCGACCTTCGCCGAGGCCGGCGCGTACGCCATGTTCCAGAAGCAGCTGCGGGATCTGCCGGTCACCTCGCTCGGCCACGCCGGCAGCGCAGGGCGCCAGGTCAGCCTGCTGCCACAGCTGCCGTACTTCGCCCGCAACGCCTGGTTCGCCGACCCCGAGGCACCGGCCGCGCTGTTCCGCATCCACGACGGGCTGCCGCCGCTGGACCTGTCGGAGCCCGCGCTGCTCGGCGACGGCGATCCGCTCGCCGCGACCCTGGTGGCCTGCACCGACGAATTGGAGGGCGACACGGCCGCGTCCCCCGGCGGCACGCTGCGGTTCCTCGCCCGCGCCTGCACCGCCGAACTCGCCGATCTGCGCGAGGCGTTCACCGATATCGCCCCCGACGACCGCAAGGCGCTGGCCAGCCCGCACGCGTTCGGGCTGGCCGACCGCTACTCCCTCGTTCTGACCGCGGCCGCCTGCCTGGGGGTGTGGCGGGAGCAGCGCGCCGGCTCCGACGCCTTCCTCGCCGACCCGTCCTGGGCGACCGCCGCGCTCTACCGCCTGGGCCGCCGCCTGGGCCTGCCGCTGCCCGACCGCCCGGCCGCGGAGGAGGACCGGGTGCTGGCCGAGGTGCTGGCCAGACTCCACGGCCGCCGCAGCTACGACCTGTACGGATCCGCGCTGGCCTGA
- a CDS encoding fatty acyl-AMP ligase, producing MNGNHNFTQLVRSRAAQTPDREALIVLPEYEGRAQPEVVTYRALDEGARRLAGWLQDRGAAGERVLIVHSDRRLFAISFLACLYAGALAVPVPPPDGRGNLEARLAGIVKDAAPLLALADGAGAPDVSRLLARHGHGHIPCLAAEVVPASRAWQEPDLPGDTVAFLQYTSGSTREPRGVVVTHDNLLANQRAISRVLHTLPGARLGGWLPFHHDMGLIGQLLHPLWLGGSSVLLSPEAFVRRPVRWLEAIGQHHVTVSGAPDFAYDLCVRRVTDEQLATLDLSGWETAVSGGEPVRPATLRAFAARFAPAGLRPEVLTPCYGLAEATLLASGAPAGTERRELTADAAALETHELRAPAEGAPRRLLTDCGEPADGELLIVDPATRKPLPDGRIGEIWLSGDSIARGYWRRPAETAAAFNGTTAAGRGGYLRTGDLGTREDGRLYVTGRLKDMIVVAGRNLYPQDLETTVQRLSALFGAVTAFVVPGEPERVVVVQELRAGSRYDIDLAALTSSIGAALTEEYDVRAGAVLLVRPGTVRRTTSGKVERAAMRRQFLQGELRPLHQQIEPEVQQLLPVGSVR from the coding sequence TTGAACGGCAACCACAACTTCACCCAACTCGTCCGCTCCAGGGCCGCCCAGACGCCCGACCGGGAAGCGCTGATCGTGCTGCCCGAATACGAGGGGCGGGCACAGCCCGAAGTGGTGACCTACCGGGCGCTGGACGAGGGCGCCCGGCGGCTGGCCGGCTGGCTCCAGGACCGGGGGGCCGCCGGCGAACGCGTGCTGATCGTGCACAGCGACCGCAGGCTGTTCGCCATCAGCTTCCTGGCCTGCCTCTACGCCGGCGCCCTCGCCGTCCCGGTGCCGCCGCCCGACGGCCGCGGCAACCTGGAAGCCCGCCTCGCCGGCATCGTCAAGGACGCCGCGCCCCTCCTCGCCCTGGCGGACGGGGCCGGTGCACCGGACGTCTCCCGGCTGCTCGCCCGGCACGGCCACGGCCATATCCCCTGCCTCGCCGCCGAGGTCGTCCCCGCCTCCCGGGCCTGGCAGGAACCGGACCTGCCCGGCGACACGGTCGCCTTCCTCCAGTACACCTCCGGCTCCACCCGCGAACCCCGCGGAGTGGTGGTCACCCACGACAACCTCCTCGCCAACCAGCGGGCGATCAGCCGGGTGCTGCACACCCTGCCCGGCGCCCGCCTCGGCGGCTGGCTGCCCTTCCACCACGACATGGGCCTGATCGGCCAGTTGCTGCATCCGCTGTGGCTCGGCGGCAGCAGCGTGCTGCTCTCACCCGAGGCGTTCGTCCGGCGCCCGGTGCGCTGGCTGGAGGCGATCGGGCAGCACCACGTCACGGTCAGCGGCGCCCCGGACTTCGCCTACGACCTGTGCGTACGGCGCGTCACCGACGAGCAGCTCGCCACCCTGGACCTGTCCGGATGGGAGACCGCCGTCAGCGGCGGCGAGCCGGTGCGCCCGGCCACGCTCCGCGCGTTCGCCGCACGGTTCGCCCCGGCCGGCCTGCGCCCCGAGGTCCTCACCCCCTGCTACGGCCTCGCCGAGGCGACCCTGCTGGCGTCCGGCGCACCGGCCGGGACCGAGCGCCGCGAACTGACCGCCGACGCCGCCGCCCTGGAAACCCATGAGCTGCGGGCCCCCGCCGAGGGTGCACCACGGCGCCTGCTCACCGACTGCGGGGAGCCCGCCGACGGCGAACTGCTGATCGTCGACCCGGCCACCCGCAAGCCGCTCCCCGACGGACGGATCGGCGAGATCTGGCTGAGCGGCGACAGCATCGCGCGCGGTTACTGGCGCCGCCCCGCCGAGACCGCCGCGGCCTTCAACGGCACCACCGCGGCCGGCCGCGGCGGCTATCTGCGCACCGGCGACCTCGGCACCCGCGAGGACGGCCGGCTCTATGTGACCGGCCGCCTCAAGGACATGATCGTGGTGGCCGGCCGCAACCTCTATCCGCAGGACCTGGAGACCACCGTCCAGCGCCTCAGCGCCCTCTTCGGCGCCGTCACCGCCTTCGTGGTCCCCGGCGAGCCCGAACGCGTCGTCGTCGTGCAGGAGTTGCGGGCCGGCAGCCGCTACGACATCGACCTCGCCGCCCTCACCTCCTCGATCGGTGCGGCCCTCACGGAGGAGTACGACGTACGGGCCGGCGCGGTGCTGCTCGTACGGCCCGGTACGGTCCGCCGCACCACCAGCGGCAAGGTCGAACGCGCCGCGATGCGACGGCAGTTCCTCCAGGGCGAACTACGGCCGCTGCACCAGCAGATCGAGCCCGAGGTCCAGCAGCTGCTGCCGGTCGGGAGCGTGCGATGA
- a CDS encoding antibiotic biosynthesis monooxygenase family protein, which produces MPGRDLNGPVTVINRFRVKGDTGKFEREFHEHSQFLRRQQGFDFLVTVRLVEQPHVYVHLGHWRSLRNFLDVVHDDTFLDRVRRLGALVETEADQAVSLGRLLHHDAAVGDADVVLTHARVRGSGAEFEHRFGALTDRWSRLGGFGGSDLLRSTLSPMTYLGLSWWRNGDACVSALHDPQAEDRLREVSEIADVTTERTVHMAYQRVIR; this is translated from the coding sequence ATGCCCGGACGTGACCTCAACGGGCCCGTCACCGTCATCAACCGGTTCCGCGTCAAGGGCGACACCGGTAAGTTCGAGCGGGAGTTCCACGAGCACTCCCAATTCCTGCGCAGACAACAGGGGTTCGACTTCCTGGTGACGGTGCGGCTCGTCGAACAGCCCCATGTCTACGTGCACTTGGGACACTGGCGCAGTCTGCGGAACTTCCTGGACGTCGTCCACGACGACACCTTCCTGGACCGGGTGCGCCGCCTCGGCGCGCTCGTCGAGACCGAGGCCGACCAGGCCGTCAGCCTGGGCCGGCTGCTGCACCACGACGCCGCCGTCGGTGACGCCGATGTCGTGCTCACCCACGCCCGGGTCCGCGGCTCGGGCGCGGAGTTCGAGCACCGCTTCGGCGCGCTGACGGACCGCTGGTCCCGGCTCGGCGGGTTCGGCGGCAGCGACCTGCTGCGCTCCACCCTCAGCCCCATGACCTACCTCGGGCTGTCGTGGTGGCGCAACGGCGACGCCTGCGTCTCCGCGCTGCACGACCCGCAGGCCGAGGACCGGCTGCGGGAGGTCTCCGAGATCGCCGACGTCACCACCGAACGGACCGTGCACATGGCCTACCAGCGCGTCATCCGCTGA
- the cimA gene encoding citramalate synthase — MAEQRFQLYDTTLRDGTQQEGMVLTVEDKLAVARHLDAFGVGFIEGGWPGAVPKDTEFFRRAEQELDLRTAQLAAFGATRRPGAMVSNDPQVRALVSAGTPVVTIVAKSHPRHVELALRTTLAENLAMIGSTVRFLVHAGRRVFVDAEHYFDGYRLNREYALEVVRIAADAGAEAVVLCDTNGGGLPDRIGAVVDDTRTATGVRLGIHCHNDSGCAVANTLAAVDAGADHVQGTAHGYGERCGNADLFTVTANLLLQRGLEVVSLEQLREMSLSARSVAELTGIPVRAAAPYVGAGAFTHKAGLHASALRVDPGLYQHIDPALVGNAMHTLVSDMGGRSSVELKARELGYDVEAGSEPVARAAARIKDLESRGYSFESADASFELLLREELQGAVAGSLECPFDVETWRVGVDRQPGGGTRTQASVRLRVDGVPLSAAGEGNGPVNALDRALHTALDPFFPELTALAVVDYQVRVLPGSGGSGAAARVLITFSDGQRRWGTVGVDENTVAASWRALLDAVRYVLISGARTGEDRYRALPTAAVAD; from the coding sequence ATGGCCGAGCAGCGTTTCCAGCTCTACGACACCACCCTGCGCGACGGAACGCAGCAGGAGGGCATGGTGCTCACGGTCGAGGACAAACTCGCCGTCGCGCGCCATCTGGACGCCTTCGGCGTCGGGTTCATCGAGGGGGGATGGCCGGGAGCGGTCCCCAAGGACACCGAGTTCTTCCGCCGCGCGGAACAGGAACTGGACCTGCGCACCGCGCAGCTGGCCGCGTTCGGCGCCACCCGCAGGCCCGGCGCGATGGTGTCCAACGACCCGCAGGTGCGTGCGCTGGTCTCCGCCGGCACACCGGTGGTGACCATCGTCGCCAAGAGCCATCCGCGCCATGTCGAACTGGCCCTGCGCACCACCCTCGCCGAGAACCTCGCCATGATCGGCAGTACCGTGCGCTTCCTCGTGCACGCCGGCCGGCGGGTCTTCGTCGACGCCGAGCACTACTTCGACGGCTACCGCCTCAACCGCGAATACGCCCTGGAGGTGGTGCGGATCGCCGCCGACGCGGGCGCGGAGGCGGTGGTGCTGTGCGACACCAACGGCGGGGGACTGCCGGACCGGATCGGCGCGGTGGTCGACGACACCCGTACCGCGACCGGCGTCCGCCTCGGCATCCACTGCCACAACGACTCCGGCTGCGCGGTCGCCAACACCCTCGCGGCCGTCGACGCCGGCGCCGACCACGTCCAGGGCACCGCCCACGGGTACGGCGAACGCTGCGGCAACGCCGACCTCTTCACCGTCACGGCCAATCTGCTGCTCCAGCGCGGCCTGGAGGTGGTCTCGCTCGAACAGCTGCGGGAGATGAGCCTGTCCGCCCGGTCCGTCGCCGAACTGACCGGCATTCCGGTGCGTGCCGCCGCCCCGTACGTCGGTGCCGGCGCCTTCACCCACAAGGCAGGCCTGCACGCCTCCGCACTGCGCGTCGACCCCGGCCTCTACCAGCACATCGACCCGGCGCTGGTCGGCAACGCGATGCACACCCTCGTCTCCGACATGGGAGGCCGCTCCTCCGTGGAGCTCAAGGCCCGCGAACTGGGCTACGACGTCGAGGCCGGCTCCGAGCCGGTCGCCCGCGCCGCCGCCCGCATCAAGGACCTGGAGAGCCGCGGCTACAGCTTCGAGTCCGCGGACGCCTCGTTCGAACTGCTGCTGCGCGAGGAGCTCCAGGGGGCCGTCGCCGGATCGCTGGAGTGTCCCTTCGACGTCGAGACCTGGCGGGTCGGCGTCGACCGGCAGCCGGGTGGCGGCACCCGCACCCAGGCCTCCGTACGGCTGCGGGTCGACGGGGTACCGCTGAGCGCCGCCGGCGAGGGCAACGGGCCGGTCAACGCCCTGGACCGCGCGCTGCACACCGCACTCGACCCGTTCTTCCCCGAGCTCACCGCGCTGGCGGTCGTCGACTACCAGGTGCGGGTGCTGCCCGGCAGCGGCGGCAGCGGCGCGGCCGCCCGGGTGCTGATCACCTTCAGCGACGGGCAGCGCCGCTGGGGCACCGTCGGCGTGGACGAGAACACCGTCGCCGCGTCCTGGCGGGCCCTGCTCGACGCGGTCCGCTATGTGCTGATCTCCGGTGCGCGCACCGGAGAGGACCGCTACCGGGCGCTGCCGACCGCCGCCGTTGCCGACTGA
- a CDS encoding aromatase/cyclase has translation MAPTVTTTGTTHVTEHTVTVAAPPGTVYALVADVTAWPQVFGPTVHAEVLEEARGEQLLHIWAFANGEVRNWTSRRTLDPATHTITFRQVVSAAPVASMGGTWRIQPDDDGGCRVVLLHDYRAVGDDPAAVALIEQAVDRNSRAELEALKNAAELAGRRHETTFTFSDSVEIDGAAADVYAFLDRADRWPERLPHVARLELTEDEPGLQHLDMDTRSPDGSTHNTTSVRVCFPDRAEIVYKQLRVPVAMAGHTGRWEITPRGPHGTGVVATSWHTVTLDPEGVRQTLGAEATLEEARTLVRRALGTNSSTTLRHAKQFAEEAHART, from the coding sequence GTGGCGCCGACCGTTACCACCACCGGCACAACCCATGTCACCGAGCACACCGTCACGGTCGCCGCCCCGCCCGGCACCGTCTACGCCCTGGTCGCCGATGTCACCGCCTGGCCGCAGGTCTTCGGGCCGACCGTGCATGCCGAGGTGCTGGAGGAGGCCCGGGGCGAACAGCTGCTGCACATCTGGGCGTTCGCCAACGGCGAGGTACGCAACTGGACGTCGCGCCGCACCCTCGACCCCGCCACCCACACCATCACCTTCCGCCAGGTCGTCTCCGCCGCGCCCGTGGCGTCGATGGGCGGGACCTGGCGGATACAGCCCGATGACGACGGCGGCTGCCGGGTGGTGCTGCTGCACGACTACCGGGCCGTCGGCGACGATCCGGCCGCCGTCGCCCTCATCGAGCAGGCGGTCGACCGCAACAGCCGCGCCGAACTGGAGGCGCTGAAGAACGCCGCCGAACTCGCCGGCCGGCGCCACGAGACCACCTTCACCTTCAGCGACTCGGTGGAGATCGACGGTGCCGCCGCCGATGTCTACGCCTTCCTCGACCGCGCCGACCGCTGGCCCGAGCGGCTGCCGCACGTGGCACGGCTGGAGCTGACCGAGGACGAACCGGGCCTCCAGCACCTGGACATGGACACCCGCAGTCCGGACGGCTCCACCCACAACACCACCTCCGTGCGGGTCTGCTTCCCCGACCGCGCGGAGATCGTCTACAAGCAGCTTCGGGTGCCCGTCGCGATGGCCGGCCACACCGGCCGCTGGGAAATCACGCCACGCGGGCCGCACGGCACGGGTGTGGTCGCCACCTCCTGGCACACTGTCACCCTCGATCCCGAGGGGGTGCGCCAGACGCTCGGGGCCGAGGCGACGCTCGAAGAGGCCCGCACCCTGGTGCGCAGGGCACTGGGGACCAACAGCTCGACCACGTTGCGCCATGCCAAGCAGTTCGCGGAGGAAGCACATGCCCGGACGTGA
- a CDS encoding ketoacyl-ACP synthase III family protein, which yields MRVDDIFIRGTATRLPSSLAIADAVADGSCPPQVARATGMLSVAHSPDESAAEMGAAAARAALARAASAPGDVALILHADTYHQGQDLWPVASYIQREAVGNTCPAIEIRQMSNGGMAALDLATAYLTAAAGRRDALLSAADRFCAPGIDRWRTDPGTPYADGASALVLSRQGGFARLRSLALLADPELEPMHRGDEPFGPAPFSHRTPVDFEEAKRAFVGRVGMSFAISRANTGQRTVVKQALADADLELAEAEWVVLPHFGRRRLEAIYYRPYGIDPARTTWEWSRTVGHLGAGDQFAGLDHLVTSGRAVPGDRVVLIGVGAGYSWGAAVVEICDRPAWAQG from the coding sequence GTGCGAGTGGACGACATCTTCATCCGGGGGACCGCGACCAGGCTGCCCTCCTCTTTAGCGATCGCCGACGCCGTCGCCGACGGAAGCTGCCCGCCCCAGGTGGCGCGGGCGACCGGCATGCTGTCGGTGGCCCACTCGCCGGACGAGTCGGCCGCCGAGATGGGCGCGGCGGCCGCCCGCGCGGCTCTCGCCAGGGCCGCGTCCGCCCCGGGCGACGTCGCGCTGATCCTGCACGCCGACACCTACCACCAGGGCCAGGACCTGTGGCCGGTCGCCTCCTACATCCAGCGGGAGGCGGTCGGCAACACCTGCCCGGCCATCGAGATCCGGCAGATGTCCAACGGCGGGATGGCCGCCCTCGACCTCGCCACCGCCTACCTGACCGCCGCCGCAGGCCGCCGGGACGCCCTGCTCAGCGCCGCCGACCGGTTCTGCGCGCCCGGCATCGACCGCTGGCGCACCGACCCAGGAACCCCCTACGCCGACGGGGCCAGCGCCCTGGTGCTCTCCCGGCAGGGCGGCTTCGCCCGGCTGCGGTCGCTGGCGCTGCTCGCCGACCCCGAACTGGAGCCGATGCACCGCGGCGACGAACCCTTCGGCCCGGCCCCGTTCAGCCACCGCACCCCGGTCGATTTCGAGGAGGCCAAGCGCGCCTTCGTCGGCCGGGTCGGTATGTCCTTCGCCATCAGCCGCGCCAACACCGGCCAGCGCACCGTCGTCAAACAGGCCCTGGCGGACGCGGACCTGGAGCTGGCCGAGGCGGAGTGGGTGGTGCTGCCGCACTTCGGCCGCCGCCGGCTGGAGGCCATCTACTACCGGCCGTACGGCATCGACCCCGCCCGCACCACCTGGGAGTGGAGCCGCACCGTCGGCCACCTCGGCGCCGGTGACCAGTTCGCAGGCCTGGACCACCTCGTGACCTCGGGGCGGGCCGTGCCGGGCGACCGGGTCGTGCTCATCGGCGTCGGCGCGGGCTACAGCTGGGGCGCCGCCGTGGTGGAGATCTGCGACCGCCCCGCCTGGGCGCAGGGCTGA